The Synergistota bacterium genome has a window encoding:
- a CDS encoding hydroxymethylglutaryl-CoA synthase, whose protein sequence is MIGIVGYGSYIPWRRIKVEEISAQWGDNPEEKKKGLLVREKTVPALDEDSVTIAVEAAKNALKRAMIDPSAIGAVYVGSESKPYAVKPSSTIVAEALGIVPDVHAADLEFACKAGSEGVFIAYGLVKAGLVKYALGIGSDTSQGAPRDALEYTAAAGGAAFIIGKSNVIAEIVETYSYATDTPDFWRREGQFYPSHAGTFTGEPAYYKHIINSAKGVMEKAGISPKEITYAIFHQPNGKFPLRVGKRLGFTEKQLKPGWIVPEIGNTYSGCSLLGLTAVLDIAKEGDTILMTSFGSGAGSDSFIFRITERLEEVRDNAPKLKDMLLKKKYVNYGIYAKLRGKLRLTREG, encoded by the coding sequence TTGATAGGCATTGTTGGTTATGGGAGCTACATACCTTGGCGGAGGATAAAGGTTGAGGAAATCTCTGCTCAATGGGGAGATAATCCTGAAGAAAAGAAGAAAGGTCTTCTTGTTAGGGAAAAGACGGTTCCAGCGCTTGATGAAGATTCGGTTACGATTGCAGTTGAAGCTGCAAAGAATGCCTTGAAACGAGCTATGATAGATCCATCAGCTATAGGCGCGGTATATGTAGGATCTGAATCAAAACCTTATGCGGTAAAACCTTCAAGCACTATAGTTGCGGAAGCTCTTGGTATAGTGCCCGATGTTCATGCTGCGGATCTTGAATTTGCTTGTAAAGCTGGAAGTGAGGGAGTTTTTATAGCTTATGGTTTGGTAAAGGCTGGATTAGTTAAATATGCTCTTGGTATTGGATCAGATACTTCTCAAGGAGCTCCTCGTGATGCACTTGAGTACACTGCTGCTGCTGGAGGAGCCGCTTTTATAATTGGCAAAAGTAATGTAATAGCTGAGATAGTAGAAACCTACTCTTATGCTACTGATACTCCAGATTTTTGGAGGAGAGAAGGACAGTTCTATCCAAGTCACGCAGGTACTTTTACGGGAGAACCTGCCTATTATAAACATATTATTAACTCTGCGAAAGGCGTTATGGAAAAAGCAGGTATTTCCCCTAAGGAAATAACCTATGCGATTTTTCATCAACCTAATGGAAAGTTTCCTTTAAGGGTTGGAAAAAGGCTTGGTTTTACGGAGAAGCAGCTAAAGCCTGGTTGGATAGTCCCTGAGATAGGGAATACCTATTCTGGATGCTCACTTCTTGGGTTGACGGCTGTTTTGGATATAGCTAAGGAAGGCGACACTATTCTCATGACATCTTTTGGTTCTGGTGCTGGAAGCGATTCTTTCATATTTAGGATTACCGAAAGGTTAGAGGAGGTTCGGGATAACGCGCCAAAGCTTAAAGATATGCTGTTGAAGAAAAAGTACGTGAACTACGGGATTTATGCAAAGCTTCGGGGTAAGCTGAGGCTTACGAGGGAGGGGTAA